A single window of Streptomyces xanthii DNA harbors:
- a CDS encoding molybdopterin-dependent oxidoreductase: MRDSSPSSPAFWRSPLRGPRFTSVLGLVLLLGVTVLFVTGLVSYAAYNPDLAPVNDKTPDKGILGFYLFDWPTDPHWLYRLTQGVHVTLGVTLIPVLLAKLWSVVPRLFTLPPVRSVTHGLERLSLLLLVGGGLFEFATGVLNVQLDYAFPGSFYPLHFYGAWVFFSAFVVHAVLKVPAAVRNVRRMRAGEETVEDPAGLVAPSPDAPTMSRRGALWFVGGGSALLFGTTVGQNFDGPLRRAALLAPHGGADPGTGPNGFQINKTAALAGIDAVEAGDPAWRLTVVGRGGTVRLDRAALARLAQHSAALPIACVEGWSTSDQWWRGVRLRDLAALVGHEDDPPGVFVESLQRHGAFRHAALSASQVADPRSLLALQVNGEPLSADHGAPARVIVPAAPGVLNTKWVARLTFGRL, translated from the coding sequence ATGCGCGACAGTTCTCCCTCGTCCCCCGCGTTCTGGCGCAGCCCCCTGCGCGGCCCCCGGTTCACCTCGGTGCTCGGTCTCGTCCTGCTCCTCGGCGTGACCGTGCTGTTCGTGACCGGGCTCGTGTCGTACGCGGCGTACAACCCGGACCTGGCTCCGGTGAACGACAAGACCCCCGACAAGGGGATCCTCGGCTTCTACCTGTTCGACTGGCCGACCGACCCGCACTGGCTGTACCGGCTGACGCAGGGCGTGCACGTCACGCTCGGCGTCACGCTGATCCCCGTCCTGCTGGCGAAGCTGTGGTCGGTGGTGCCGCGGCTCTTCACGCTGCCTCCCGTCCGGTCCGTCACGCACGGCCTCGAGCGGCTGTCGCTGCTGCTCCTGGTCGGCGGCGGGCTGTTCGAGTTCGCGACGGGTGTCCTGAACGTGCAGCTCGACTACGCGTTCCCCGGCTCGTTCTATCCGCTGCACTTCTACGGGGCCTGGGTGTTCTTCTCCGCCTTCGTGGTGCACGCCGTGCTGAAGGTGCCGGCGGCCGTGCGGAACGTACGGCGGATGCGGGCCGGAGAGGAGACGGTCGAGGATCCTGCCGGGCTCGTGGCGCCGTCGCCGGACGCGCCGACGATGTCCCGGCGCGGGGCGCTCTGGTTCGTCGGGGGCGGCTCGGCGCTGCTCTTCGGCACGACCGTCGGACAGAACTTCGACGGGCCGCTGCGCCGCGCGGCGCTGCTCGCCCCGCACGGGGGCGCCGATCCCGGGACGGGGCCGAACGGGTTCCAGATCAACAAGACGGCCGCACTCGCCGGGATCGACGCGGTGGAGGCGGGCGATCCGGCGTGGCGGCTCACGGTGGTCGGGCGGGGCGGCACCGTGCGGCTCGACCGGGCGGCGCTCGCCCGGCTCGCGCAGCACAGTGCCGCGCTGCCCATCGCGTGCGTGGAGGGCTGGTCGACGTCCGATCAGTGGTGGCGGGGTGTCCGGCTGCGGGACCTCGCGGCGCTCGTCGGCCACGAGGACGATCCGCCGGGTGTCTTCGTCGAATCGCTCCAGCGCCACGGGGCGTTCCGGCACGCCGCGTTGAGCGCCTCCCAGGTCGCCGACCCGCGCTCGCTGCTCGCGCTCCAGGTGAACGGCGAGCCGCTGTCCGCCGACCACGGCGCTCCGGCCCGGGTCATCGTTCCCGCCGCGCCCGGTGTGCTCAACACCAAATGGGTGGCCCGGCTGACCTTCGGAAGGCTGTGA
- a CDS encoding long-chain-fatty-acid--CoA ligase produces the protein MTAPGPSVPKPPNVSALPALLTRSARAHGDRTAVREGTASLTYAQLDDRAARFAALLRSRGLRPGDRVAVALPNVLRFPVVYYGTLYAGAVVVPLNPLLKAGELEFALRDSGARLLVAAPAGADEASAAAARTGAECLVAHPPAWDGLLRAQDPSAGAAAGAAADDTAVILYTSGTTGTPKGAELTHRNLVTNALTTARTLLRLTPDDVLFGGLPLFHAFGQTCALNAATAAGAALSLLPRFQPDRALETLRRDDVTVFLGVPTMYTALLRAGVGPALPRLRLGVSGGASLPVELLHAAERELGVTVLEGYGLSETSPVACFNPPDRPRKPGSIGLPVEGVELCLFGPDGRPTGPGEVGELAVRGENVMKGYWRRPDATAAAFRDGWFLTGDLARVDEDGYHFVVDRKKDLIIRGGYNVYPREIEEVLYTHPEVVEAAVVGVPHPELGEEVAAVVTLRTDSGPAPEALVSYVKERVAAYKYPRIVRIAATLPKGPTGKILRREIVVQDDVSRTGAPVTTPSGAGG, from the coding sequence ATGACCGCCCCTGGCCCCTCCGTGCCGAAGCCTCCGAACGTGTCCGCCCTGCCCGCGCTGCTCACCCGGTCCGCCCGCGCGCACGGCGACCGTACGGCGGTCCGCGAAGGCACGGCCTCGCTCACGTACGCGCAGCTCGACGACCGGGCGGCACGGTTCGCGGCGCTGCTGCGGTCGCGCGGGCTGCGCCCCGGCGACCGGGTGGCGGTGGCGCTGCCGAACGTCCTGCGCTTCCCGGTCGTCTACTACGGCACCCTGTACGCCGGGGCCGTGGTGGTGCCGCTGAACCCGCTGCTCAAGGCGGGCGAGCTGGAGTTCGCGCTGCGGGACAGCGGGGCGCGGCTCCTGGTGGCCGCGCCGGCCGGAGCGGACGAGGCCTCCGCCGCGGCCGCACGGACCGGCGCCGAGTGCCTGGTCGCGCATCCGCCCGCCTGGGACGGACTGCTGCGCGCGCAGGACCCGTCGGCAGGCGCTGCGGCGGGCGCGGCCGCCGACGACACCGCGGTCATCCTCTACACCTCGGGCACCACGGGCACCCCCAAGGGCGCCGAACTGACCCACCGCAATCTGGTCACCAACGCCCTGACGACCGCCCGCACCCTGCTCCGGCTCACCCCGGACGACGTCCTCTTCGGCGGTCTGCCCCTCTTCCACGCGTTCGGCCAGACCTGCGCCCTGAACGCGGCGACCGCGGCGGGGGCCGCGCTCTCCCTGCTCCCCCGCTTCCAGCCGGACCGGGCCCTGGAGACGCTGCGGCGCGACGACGTCACCGTCTTCCTCGGCGTCCCCACCATGTACACGGCGCTGCTGCGCGCGGGGGTCGGCCCGGCCCTGCCCCGGCTGCGGCTCGGCGTCTCGGGCGGCGCCTCGCTCCCCGTGGAGCTGCTGCACGCCGCCGAGCGCGAGCTCGGGGTCACGGTCCTGGAGGGCTACGGACTGTCGGAGACGTCGCCGGTGGCCTGCTTCAACCCGCCGGACCGGCCGCGCAAGCCGGGTTCGATCGGCCTGCCGGTCGAGGGCGTCGAGCTGTGTCTGTTCGGCCCCGACGGGCGGCCGACCGGGCCGGGTGAAGTCGGTGAGCTGGCGGTCCGGGGCGAGAACGTCATGAAGGGGTACTGGCGGCGCCCGGATGCGACCGCCGCCGCGTTCCGGGACGGCTGGTTCCTCACCGGCGACCTGGCCCGCGTCGACGAGGACGGCTACCACTTCGTCGTGGACCGCAAGAAGGACCTGATCATCCGCGGCGGCTACAACGTCTACCCGCGCGAGATCGAGGAGGTCCTGTACACCCATCCCGAGGTGGTGGAGGCCGCTGTCGTGGGGGTGCCGCATCCGGAGCTGGGCGAGGAGGTCGCGGCCGTGGTGACCCTGCGGACGGACTCGGGCCCGGCACCCGAGGCGCTCGTCTCCTACGTGAAGGAACGGGTCGCCGCGTACAAGTACCCGCGGATCGTGCGCATCGCCGCGACCCTTCCGAAGGGACCGACGGGCAAGATCCTCCGGCGGGAGATCGTCGTACAGGACGACGTCTCCCGGACCGGCGCGCCGGTCACCACCCCGTCAGGAGCAGGTGGTTGA